The genomic interval GCTTAAGGGCTTTGGCACACACTTCCGGTTTTGTGTGTGACTCGTAGTAAACACAGCTGACGGGCCTTTATGTTGACTTTAGCTGGTATGAAGCTGGCCTGTGACAGACCACATTTTTTTGGGACAACGTTCTTTGTAGGGTCTTAAAATTCTTGATAAAGGAACTTAACCCTCCATTACAAATGTGaactttttggggggggggctgtcAGCATCTGTTTTTTTGTCAGTGCTGGATCAGTGTGAAGAAAGGTCTCGGTCTGTACTTATCTGTACTGATTGTACTTGGCACAGCTACAGAGCTATCAGTTGATGAGTATCTTGCCTAAGTAACCTGGTGATATGTAAGGAATAGGGCGagtgttacaggaaaataattaaaatttggGTGCTGTGGTGCATGTGAAGGTGCATCTTGGTGAGTTTTATTCTGCTTATGTGTTTACAGCAAAAACCAAGAGCACATACAAAACAAAGCAATTTGAGAAAAACTGTAAGATAAgttaagcaaaaaaaatgaaaagaagttTATATTGCGGTCATGCCCCAAGTCTGTGAGTTTTCAAGGCTTGCACTAGATGTGTGTTTAGAAATGAAAACCACTTATAGCTGCCATCAGTGATTTGATTGGACACGCTGGATGGTAGATTGGCTGAAACACAACGTGGTAGTTAAAGTTCTGATTTTGATATGGCTCAGTCAGCtgcaaagtggggaaaaaagtggatTCTGCAGACATGTGTACAGTGCAGGCCGAGCCTGGAATTTACAACATACATCACATGATCAGAAAGCCCAAATTGTTTAGTTTAACAGTAACACATTAAGTCTAAAGGtttgaaaataaatcatgtgtAATCTATGTCATGTTCCCTGTGGTGCAGTGACAAAGTGTGAGGAAGGTAAACTAATCTAATTAAGCCTTGTGTACCATCTTCAGACATCCATCTTACGGACgcataataaatgttttattccccttgCATTCTTTGTTTCTCCATTATGAACTATAGCAAAGAGACAGTTCTTATCCtgtatattttactgtaacagttCCAGTGGGTTGTGCTGGTTTAGTATTGCTCAAGTACCATCTTATTTCTTAAACCTCTAGTTattgagagtgagagacaccacaaacaaaagtatttctacttcatcactgaacattaaactggtaatatataatataaactttttttttgattatattaactcatattaacattaactggatatgaaatatactactctaaaaatatatttttctgtccaatatatacttttttgtcaactctttctcatttaaatcaacagtgtactggcactttaattcagtGCGAGCAGCTCAAGCagcgtggcaaaaaaaaaaacatttagactTGACgtcgaaactcccgcttcactgctacAGTGTCCGGTGTacaattttagcagtgcagaaattacagagcttacaagctgcagtttttccgtcattccacacaagagacttCTTTACACATGAAATCGAGGTGTTTTCCCGCCCTTTTTTGATcaacaggatataatcggccctgatcatcggatgtttttaaactttcGGCCAATGGCCAATAGCGTGacaaattgcctttatcggccgatacatttGTGCATCTCTGACAAAAAGCCTTGTAATATTGCACTGTTGCAATTGCAATAATATCATATGctattttttatgtaatttattatCACAGATATTGTGTAAGAAGAATTACCTCTTGTAATGATGAAGCTTCAATAATCACTGTTCTGTacatttcttctctcttttcttttggaAAGAAAATGCAGTCCCTTAAAGTGTGGAGTCAAGAGCAGCACATTTGTGAAGAAGACTGGTCTCCTGCTCAGTAGCGTACCTTTTGTTGAGGTTCTTACTGATGATCTTTATCTCCCTGATCACTGATGCCTCCTCCATGTTTTCTTTCATGTCCTGGATCAACTTAGCATGCAATGGAGCAATCAAACACATTGTGGGGCTGTGCTCCTCTGACATTAGAAGGGTGGCATCTTTCATTGGCTTAAGGGCGTTTATAACATGCTCTGCACATGAAAGCACTGATTCTGTGAGAGCGAAGATTTCAGCCGCTCCTTTTCTCACCACAGGTGATAGCAACGCAGCACAAACAGCCGGTTGTTGCTCAGATCTTTCAAGCATCTCGTATGTGCTGTTCCGCCGAGTGATGATGTCTGGTTTCAGTTTGTGACATATAGTTTGTTTCTCCTCCAACTGATGCTTTGCAGTTGTGTTGCGGTGGAAAAAAGTCACCCTCCATGACAGCCTTGACACTGCCGGCAACTTTAGCGCTTACCGAGAAGCCAAATTCAGCGTGAGCAGAACATCTCATGTGTTGCCAAGCTGTGCTGCAACAGTAATGTTAGAGGCATTGTCAGTCACCAAAACTCAGTCTTTGTTCAGCAATATTCACGTCCGTATGACTTTCATATGTAGTCCTAATTTGCAGAACACAAGCCGCAAGCTTCCACTCACCGGTAATGTAGTGTGCCGTAATGGTGACATATGATTCTGTTGTAATTGATGTCCATGCTTCACATATTATTGCCAACCTGTCCGTATTACTTAGTGATTCTAAGATTTGAGCTTTAGTCTCACTGTATAGTGTGGGTATTGCTGTCTCGCAGAAATAACGCCGTGAGGCCACACTGTACCTTGGCTCAAACACCTGTAAGATTATGTGAAACCCTGGGTTATCCACGATGGAGTAAGGGCGCAAATCCTTGGCAGTAAAACCCGCCACTGTCCGAGTAACTCACTTCACCTTTTCAGAATTCGGTGGAAGCTTTGCTACTTGCTCGAGGGTCGTTTGAGGGAAACTGGCAGTGGCCGTGATTGAAACAGAAGGCTGTTTCTCCAGCTCTGGGTGGAATGGCATAATATGTTTCTTCATGTTAGTCGTGTTCccgaaatatacagtatctcacaaaagtgagtacacccctcacatttttgtaaatatttgattatatcttttcatgtgacaacactgaagaaatgacactttgctttacaatgtaaagtagtgagtgtacagcttgtataacggtgtaaatttgttgtcccctcaaaataactcaacacacagccattaatgtctaaaccgctggcaacaaaagtgagtacacccctaagtgaaaatgtccaaattgggcccaattagccattttccctccccggtgtcatgtgacttgttagtgttacaagttctcaggtgtgaatggggagcaggtgtgttaaatttggtgtcatcgctctcacactccctcatactggtcactggaagttcaacatggcacctcaactGTCTGAgggtctgaaaaaaagaattgttgttctacataaagatggcctaggctataagaaatTTGCCAAGACCCTAACACTGAGCtacagcatggtggccaagaccatacagcggtttaacaggacaagtTCCACTCAGAACCGGCCCctccatggtcgaccaaagaagttgagttcACGTGcccagcgtcatatccagaggttgtgtttagGAAATAGACGTataagtgctgccagcattgctgcagaggttgaaggggtggggggtcagcctgtcggtgctcagaccatatgccgcacacggcatcaaattggtctgcatggctgtcgtcccagaaggaagcctcttctaaagatgatgcacaagaaagcctgcaaacagtttgctgaagacaagcagactgaCATGGATTagtggaaccatgtcctgtggtctgaggagaccaaggtaaacttatttggttcagatggtgtcaagcgtgtgtggcggcaaccaggtgaggagtacaaagacaagtgtgtcctgcctacagtcaagcatggtggtgggagtgtcatggtctggggctgcatgagtgctgccggcactggggagctacagttcatcgAGGGAACCAcaaatgccaacatgtactgtgacatactgaagcagagcatgatcagtatgcagtattccagcatgataacacacctccaagacaaccactgccttgttaaagaagctgagggtgaaggtgatggactggccaagcatgtctccagacctaaaccctattgagcatctgtggggcatcctcaaacagaaggtggaggagctcaaggtctctaacatccaccagctctgtgatgtcatcatggaggagtggaagaggactccagtggcaacctgtgaagctctggtgaactccatgcccaagagggttaaggcagtgctggaaaatattggtggccacacaaaatattgacactttgggcccaatttggacattttcacttaggggtataaacacttttgttgccagcggtttagacattaatggctgtgtgttgagtgagttattttgaggggacagcaaatttacactgttatacaagctgtacactcactactttacattgtagcaaagtgtcattaaTTCAgttttgtcacatgaaaagatataatcaaatatttacaaaaatgtgaggggtgtactcacttttgtgagatactatattaACTTGGCATTACAGAGTTTGCACACAGTATGGCACTTATCAACGACACCATTCCCTTCTCttcacaaaatccaaaatgttgCCACACAGTCGATTTCAAATGTGATGGCGTAAGGTCGTAGTTTGTACATCTTTGTCCAAATGAATAGAATTTGTCactgcttattttttttctgtttctggcaTGCACACAGTCATGATTTGAATTGATCACAGaatcaattctgtattttttagAAACGATTCAGAATTGTTAGTGAATGAATCGAgatgcatcattttttttttttctcccactcctagtatataggctatataatgctgggggggaaaaaagaccagCCCTCACAAGACCAGCCCGCCAGGAAAATTCCCGAAGTTCCCAATGGCCAGTCCTCGCCTGGTTCCAGTGGGTTGCGATGCTTTAGTATTGCTCAAGTACCAGCTTTTTTTTCAACCTCTAGTTATTGAGAGTGAGATACTTTATCCACCAACTAACCCTCTGCATTATGGGCAGCTTGAGACTGTGCCAACAAATGTTTAGTCTGGAAGCTCACTGATATCTCAAACAGTTGTGATGTGTTCTTTTCagttgagaaaaagaaaaaactgccGCGAATGTTTCAACAGTTAATGAAATCTTGCTACACAATCTGAATCTCTTTATTTCCCGACATTGTTTTGCTTACTCAGATGTGATAGATATATAATCTACATAGATGTAATTGCTGAGGTGCCCCCAATGTTTAATTTGCCATTTTGTCCTTGAACAGGTTTGCTATCCTGAGATTGCACTCTCATGGTCTGGTGACGTTCGACCTGCAGTGTTGTGAAGGAGATGATTCAGCACAAGTGGAGAATGTGAGTAATCACAGCTCACATTTCCATAACACATGCCACTGTCTACAGGGTGTAATGCTTAAGTTGCTGCTATAGTAAATTTCCCAGAGAATGGTAGATTTGTCTGAGCCAAACTTGCAAAATATCCGTTTTAATGACACGTTCATACTAACACACTAATACGGAAGCTTTAAGGCTCATGAGACCTtgttacaaagaaaaacaggacagCGAAGGCACTTGTGACCATCCTCATAAATTAGGCTTAGCTGAATTTCTTGTGTTTAGTGTCTTATAACTTGGCTTTCATGTTCTCGAACCCAGCTATTCTTGCCAAATGCTCCTTTACGTTATCTAAAAGTGTTTTATGAAGTTTAGCTTGATATGTATTATCCTGCCGTCATTCAGTCAGTCTGTAATTAACTCTGGCTAAACTGATATTTTTCTGTAGCTACTGAATGCACTGGAGAAGAAACTGAAGACTCTGCTACATGGAACTATCCAAACGGTGAAGAGgtgtggtttttttaaaaattcatgaaatgcaCACTgtacatgtgcgtgtgtgtgtgtgtatgaagcaGCCTCCAGAGAGTAgagtgtttattaaaaaaaatgcttgcttACTAAAACTTTGTGTCCAAACCAGAGTGTTCCTTGAGAGATCACGGGATGGCTCTGGGACAGTGAGAGTCTCAGACCCACTAACCAATGTTAAAGCAACCATAACCTTCAGTGGACATAAGTACTTCACTGACACTCACAGGTGCCCGATGGACTTGACTGgatttacagtgcatccagaaagtattcacagcgcttcacttttcccacattttgttatgttacagccttattccaaaatggattaaattcattaatcatatcaaaggctgtgaatacttatgtaaatgtgcttttttgttttttatttttaataaatttgcaaagatttcaaacaaacttctctCATGTTGTGATTATggagtattgtttgtagaattttgaggaaaattatgaatttaatccattttggcataaggctgtaacataacaaaatgtgggaaacgtgaagcgctgtgaattcacagtattcacagcctttgctcaatactttgttgaagcacctttggcaccaactacagcctcaagtctttttgagtatgatgctacaagctcggcacacctatttttgggcagtttctcccattcttctttgcaggacctctcaagctccatcaggttggatggggagcgtcagtgcacagccattttcagatttctccagagatgttcaatcgggttcaagtctgggctctggctgggccactcaaggacattctcagagttgtcctgtacccactcctttgttatcttggctatGTGCtaagggtcgttgtcctgttggaagatgaacattcgccccagtctgaggtccagagtgctctggagtaggttttcatcaaggatgtctctgtacatttctgcattcatctttccctcgatcatGACTAGTCTCcgagttcctgccgctgaaaaacatccccacagcaagatgctgccaccaccatgcttcactgtagggatgtattggccaggtgatgactgactggtgcctggtttcctccagacatgactcttgccattcaggccaaagtgttcaatctttgtttctcatggtctgagagtccttcaggtgccttttggcaaactccagacgggctgtcatgtgccttttactgaggagtggcttctgtcttgccactctaccatacaagcctgattggtggagtgctgcagagatggttggatgaccttcaatgctgcagaaatgtttctgtagccttccccagatctgtgcctcgatacaatcctgtctcggaggtctacagacaattccttggacttcttggcttggtttgtgctctgacatgcattgttaactgtgggacctgtGAGGAATTAGCCTGGGGAagggcggcgtacagacccacaggaggcagaagtacgttcacaaacggtggtttattggtgcaagggtgaagtgagtgggttgtgaggggatgagtgcggggcttttggaggcgtgactgccggtgtagcctactcgtggcggaggcgggattcccgagacgggggcgagggttttcccgggccggcgttctccgtaggtgggactctcaccacccggcgatctcgtccgcgcttgcaccttttgtggggagagagagagagagagagagagagagagagattagcgtggggcgtgaggttaccgtcgtgcttggtgattgcgagtcgctatgtcgctggaaaacacgcacggagtccgtcttgtcgctacggtcttctctcctctcgtacggccggaagcgcgcccttttatcctcctccgccgtcgcctgagtggtggaatttctccgttgggtccgccaatcgctggccggcgtcgcgtcagtcccgccccgccgtggcggtccttccggctggcagaatgttcggcacgaagctgcccacgtcgtgccggtgcggcagttggagaaggagcgatttccttcttgtgtgcgccggctctctgcccgtcgcgacagaccttatatagacaggtgtgtgcctttccaaaccATGTCAAATCAAccgaatttaccacaggtgtactccaatcgagttgtagaaacatctcaaggatgatcagtggaaacaggatgcacctgagctcaattttgagtgtcatggcaaagggtGTGCTTAGAAGGAGAGCTAAACTGGTATCAAAATACTGTTCAGTGTCTGCTATCATGGGCAGCCGTCATGATATCAGTCATCAGCCATCTTGATACAGTCCAACAGTATGAACAGTAGAACAGTATTCTGCATCTCTACTACTTATGTCCTGTATTGCTACTTTGagttgttataaataaattgttcgtgtatgtgtgtgtgtttgcgtatgtgtgtgtttaatgtcagGCTCCCTGCACTGCAGCGAGGGGGTGAGGTGGACAGGTACTGGCCGACGGCTGATGGCAGGCTCATAGAGTACGATATTGATGAAGTTGTTTTTGATAAAGACTCAGCTTACCAGAACATCAAAATCCTGCACTCACACCAGTTTGGCAATATCCTCATCCTCAACGGGGACGTTAGTAGGTTGCACGTCCCACACTGTTTTCAACAGCTTTTATAATGACTTTTTGACCAGACATATATAAACGTGTGGACACGTTCCTATATAAATTTCTTTGTAGATTTAGCAGAAAGCGATTTGGCCTACACACAGGCCATCATGGGCAATGGCAGGGAGCACTATGCTGGGAAGGAGATTCTGATCCTGGGTGGAGGAGACGGAGGCATCCTTTGTGAAGCAGTCAAGCTCAAACCAAAGATGATCACCATGGTGGAAATATCCTTTAGATTTCTATGTATTTTAAGCATTTTCTGGACAATTAGTCACTTTCATGTAGAATTTCTCATTGTAGAAAAAGATTGTTTATGTAGCTACTTTAATGTACCAGACATTTATCTTTTATATAAGTATTCGTACTGCTGCTATAATAGAACTTGGGAGATCCAAATTGTTGTGATTAAGCTGGAAAAAAGGGCCtagtcctcctcctcttcatcctgtgTGAAATTTGTAAATCAAGTCCAAAGTATAGACACACCTACTCCTAGAATGGTTTTCTTCACTTTTTCtactattttagaataataatgaagataTTAACACTATCAAATTGATTTATCTGACCAGGAACagtgttaaacaaatcaaaactcatttatattttaaaatgttaacagtATTCCTGATTTTTGaggacacttcacccaggaagCTTCTCTTGATGTTCCCAAATAGGCAGAGCTCCTCACTGCTTCTCCTAAGATCTAAATGAAAATTATTAAATAGATTATAGCTAATTTGgggaaattaataaaaacaaactaaggaccaaacctgttccagcatgacaatgccgctgtacacaaagcaagctccatgaatacattttgtcaaggttggagtggCAGAACTCGAGTGGGCTGCAAAGAGctcagacctcaaccccactgaacactttcagGATGAACTGAAAccctgactgcaccccagacctcctcgcccaacatctgtgcctgacctcactaatgctcttgtggctgaatgggcacatCCCCACAGACATGCTTGaacatctagtggaaagccttcccagaagagtggaggttattataacaacaaagggggaactaaatctggaatgagatgttcaaaaagcatatatgggtctgatggtcaggtgtccacatagttttggccatatagtgtactgtataaGGTTAATGTTATTTTTCATTCCATAATTCACACATCACGGGGCTGTAATGAGGTGCAGTTAAGAGGTACAgcgttttattttcttaataacACCTGCACATAGACCAGATGGTGATTGACGCATGTCGGAAGCACATGAGGAAGACTTGTGGGAATGTTCTGGATAACTTAAAAGGGGACTGTTATGAAGTAAGGCcagttatctatctatctatatactgtatctatctataaaaTTGAAGTCGTCTAGTTCATATCTGTTACCAAAGGCTATACATGTAACTGCcttcttcatttcttcttttatctctctctacaTTCATTCACAGGTTTTGGTAGAGGACTGTGTTCCAGTACTTAAAAAGTTTGTAGAAGAGGGAAGGACATTTGATTACGTCATCAATGATCTAACCGCAATCCCCATTTCTACAGCACCTGAGGAGGGTTtgtgttcatatttatacctttaTGTGAACCTAGTTCAGACTAAATGCTGAAAGATTCTCAGAGCTTTCTAAactgtaataacacaaaaattgtACAGCTGCTTAACTTCTGAAAATCTGCATTTTTGCAGAGTCAATGTGGGAATTCCTGAGGCTCATTCTTGATTTATCAATCAAAGTTCTACGACCTAGCGGCAAATACTTCACCCAGGTGAGCACGTGGCTCTCTTGGGAATCTCTTGGCATGTCCAGATTCAATCTGATTACGATTCAGGCTGCCAAGATGTGATCTTTGttgatccttttttttaattttatttctacaGTCTACCTTGATGCTTGCAATTGCTTGATGCTTGGTATTTTGTGAACTGTTACAGAATCTATCAAAAGAGAATCATTTAATCAATGTTTTTCCATACCTTGTTTACTTGAGATGATGCTCCTCCTACAGGGTAACTGTGTGAATCTCACTGAGGCACTTAGTGAGTACGAGGGGTTGCTGAGAAGACTTTCATGCAATGTGGGTTTCTCCAAAGAAGTGGTGTGTGTTCCCTCCTACCTAGAGCTGTATCCTTTGCCGAACCAAATGTGAAATAGTTCAATGGTAAATGTTTTGGGGAGATTTTAAATCaaattctgtttatatttagcaTTTAGAAGATCATTTTACTATGGACATTTGAATTAATATAGGATTGTTGTATACACTGTAAAATTAAAGGGTTTGTTCTTTAAGATAAAAATTGACACCCAGAAAACACAATAAAGAGATACAGAGCTGGCCACATCCACACAACCGTGTAGTTATGTGATTAGGTAGATGCAGCTACATGTTTCCTTCAGACTTATTAGAAATGGTCCTTAATAATGTTTCCTCAGGTGGATATTCTACACCATTTGGAAGAAGTAATGCATAGTCCCTGCTTGCTGAAGCCTCACCCTTCGATGCACTGAGGGGAGACATGCACTCATTTCTCCATGCACTGTTTTTCCTGTCGTGCTGTGCCCTCCTTTTTTTAGATGCcagtttttaatttcatttttgaaatcacacaatgattgtatgtatgtttttagTTTGTTAGATGGTTTACTGTGCGGCTGTTCTGCATTGACTCTCTAGTGAGCACTGTGgtgcagtgtgtatgtgggggtgtgtgtggattGGATACTGCAGATGATGCCGAAGCCTGAAGGGTAATTAAGCATGTTTTCCACCTCTGAGTGCATTGAACAATCAGACAACAGGCTATTTGCATTCTggttttatgataaattatGCTTTTTACTGTAGCTTCACTGATctggttgtgttttatttttttgacttCCTATTGTTACTGagctttgatttgatttgactcACTGGAAAGTTAATAGCAGTGTTGATGCTGAGGGTGCTCAAGGAGGATCCTTTCTGTTCAATCATATATGTTAAAAGGGAAAAGGGTTCTGCAGTAGCAGAGTTCGTTCTAGAGTTCTTTTGTTGAACTGtgaatattattttgttttagttttttttatgattagcGCCTATTACATTCTGACTTTAAGTTTTCTGTGTGTTAGGCACATTTGCTTGAAGGAAATGGCTTTTACTGACTGTGGATCCCACATATTTACTTTCATCATCAATATTAAGGTGCTTCATTgaccttatttatttttattttatttcagcaaaTACACAGTACTCTTGCTCTGAAAATACACTGAGTTCATCAGAGTGATAAAGATCTATTAAAGAGACTTGGAGAGAACATTTTCTGGCCTCAGACATGTCtttcagatttgttttgtttttttgtttctgatttttaaaattgtatatgGTGGAGGATTCAATTCACCTGTTTATGAAGAAATGTGTTTGGAAGAGAAAAGGCATAATAAGGTACAAAGgaaatttttatatttcattaaaactaTTCCCATGACCTAGATTGTTTCACTACTTTGCAGATgagtcatttttaacatttaatatttgatcatatttgtatttttatatataaaaaaattaatcgtTTATATTTTCACAGATTTATCACATTTACTAATATTTGTCATACATATATTTGTAATGTGCAGTGAGCTGCCATTTTACATACAAgtgcatttacatatttaataaatggGCAGCTCATACTATTAAATACCAAGTTAATATTAATCCCATATAGTTATTATGCAAGCTCTATTGTAGCAAagttttatctatctatctatctgtcatagcagggacatgtgtgtgtgtgtgtgtgtgtatgggtatatatataatatatatattatgtatgtatgtatgtatgtatgtatgtatacacactaatactgccactaatattggcacaagTGGTAAACacaagcaaagaaggctgtgaaaaatctttattgtttaaccttttgcttttttgttaattttttcttacaaaaatactctgctctcagggatatcaaacaattgcaaacaaaacacaggtttatcaaaaaaatctttattggcaccattttagtcaatactttgtgatacctccctttgccaatataacagctctgagtcttttcctataatgcctgatgaggttggagaatacacgcaagggatccgagaccattcctccatacagaatctctccagatccttcaaatttcgaggtccacgctagtggactctcctctttagttcaccccacaggttttctatgggtttcaagtcaggggactgggatggccatggccgcaccttgattttgtggtcagtgaaccatttttatgttgaatttaatgtgtttgaatcattgtcctgctggaagatccaaccacggcccattttaaatTTTCTGGTAgtggcagtcaggttttcatttaatatctgctgatacttgattgagtccatgatgccatgtatcctaacaaaatgtccaggtcctctggcagaataacagccccaaaacattgaagagccaccaccatatttaactttGGCCATGAGGTACtgttccatatggctaccttaCTGTGTGGCAAAACCATCTCTGGTGATTATTGCCAAAAATCTGTATTTTAGTtttatctgaccatagaacctaattccatttgaagttccagtagtgtctggcacactgaagacgcttgagtttgtttttggaagagagtagaggctttctaaccccaagacgcaactaacttctgcaattctctagctgtgatccttggagattattttggccactcgaaccatcttcttcacagcgtgttgagacaatatagacacacgtacAATTCcaattgattcataacatttctagttgactggaacttcttaattatttccctgatggtggaaatgggcattttcaatgcttgtactattttcttatagctacttcctattttgtgaagctcaaccaCCTTTTGCTGCAAATCATAGCTATATTCCTTGaacttacccattgttatgaatga from Ictalurus furcatus strain D&B chromosome 18, Billie_1.0, whole genome shotgun sequence carries:
- the sms gene encoding spermine synthase, whose protein sequence is MAVRHYTLDFKLSAPADHSATVRGLQSIFQEQEMTETVHDTEGHGYLATFIGKNGRFAILRLHSHGLVTFDLQCCEGDDSAQVENLLNALEKKLKTLLHGTIQTVKRLPALQRGGEVDRYWPTADGRLIEYDIDEVVFDKDSAYQNIKILHSHQFGNILILNGDVNLAESDLAYTQAIMGNGREHYAGKEILILGGGDGGILCEAVKLKPKMITMVEIDQMVIDACRKHMRKTCGNVLDNLKGDCYEVLVEDCVPVLKKFVEEGRTFDYVINDLTAIPISTAPEEESMWEFLRLILDLSIKVLRPSGKYFTQGNCVNLTEALSEYEGLLRRLSCNVGFSKEVVCVPSYLELWIFYTIWKK